A part of Arachis hypogaea cultivar Tifrunner chromosome 12, arahy.Tifrunner.gnm2.J5K5, whole genome shotgun sequence genomic DNA contains:
- the LOC112726999 gene encoding bet1-like SNARE 1-1 — translation MNSRRDARNSRVALFDGIEEGGIRASSLYSSYNEIDEQDNERAMGGLQDRVSLLKRISSDIHEEVDSHNRMLDRMGNDMDSSRGVLSGTMDKFKMVFEKKSSRRTFSLIASFVVLFLIIYYLTR, via the exons AGACGCCCGGAACAGCAGAGTTGCTCTGTTTGACGGCATTGAGGAGGGAGGCATCCGAGCATCATCACTTTACTCCTCCTataatgaaattgatgaacaagatAACGAGCGAGCAATGGGTGGATTGCAAGATAGAGTCAGTCTGTTGAAAAGA ATCTCAAGTGATATACACGAGGAGGTGGATAGTCATAACCGGATGCTGGACCGCATG GGGAATGACATGGATTCTTCAAGAGGAGTTCTTTCAGGAACTATGGACAAATTCAAAATG GTCTTTGAGAAAAAATCCAGCCGAAGAACGTTTTCACTTATAGCATCCTTTGTTGTGCTTTTCCTTATAATATACTATTTGACTAGGTAA